The region TCGTCGGCTCCTCCAAACGCGAGGTCGACGTCGCCATCGACCAGGCGCGCCTCGAGGCCCTCGGGATGGGCGTGGACGAGGTGATCGCGGGGATCCGGTCCGAAAACGTCAACACCCCTCTCGGGCGGTTGACGCGGAACGGGTCCGAATACCCGTTGCGGGTCTCGGGGAAGCCGGTGGAGGTGTCCCGGTTCCCGTCGATGGTGATCGGCCAGAGGAACGGGCGGCCGGTGCGGCTGGGCGAGGTGGCCGACGTGGTCGACGGGATCGAGGAGCCGCGGTCCCTCGCGCTGGTGAACGGCGTGCCGGCGGTCGCGCTCGACATCCAGAAGCAGTCGGGGGCGAACACGGTCTCCGTGGTCGAACTGGTGAAGAAGGAAATCGCGCGGCTGCCGCCGGAGCTTCCCCCCGGGACGCGGGTAGAGATCGTCCGGGACGCGTCGATCATGATCCGGGACTCCGTCCACGACGTCCAGACGACGCTTGTCCTCGGCGGGCTCCTCACGGTCTTCATCGTCTTCTGCTTCCTCAACTCGTGGCGCTCCACGGTGATCACCGGGCTCACGCTGCCGATCTCCGTCATCTCCTCCTTCATCGTCATGAACTTCATGGGGATGACGCTCAACGTGATGACGCTGATGGCGCTGTCCCTCGCCATCGGCCTGCTCATCGACGACGCGATCGTGGTCCGGGAGAACATCGTCCGGCACCTCGAGCACGGGGAGGACCATTTCGAGGCGGCCCGGGCCGGGACCGCGGAGATCGGGCTTGCGGTGCTCGCCACCACCTTCTCCATCGTGGCCGTCTTCGTGCCGGTGGCGTTCATGAAGGGGATCGTCGGGCGCTTCTTCTTCCAGTTCGGGATCACCGTGGCATTCGCGGTGCTCGTCTCCCTCTTCGTGTCGTTCACCCTCGACCCGATGCTCTCGTCCCGCTGGCATGACCCCGACATCGACAGGACGGGAAAGCGGCATCTCGTCGCCCGGATCCTCGATCGTTTCAACGGCCGGTTCGACCGGACGGCCGACCGGTACCGGTCGGTGATCGCGTGGGCCCTCGGGCACCGGAAGACGATCCTGGCCCTCGCGACGCTGGCCTTCCTCGGCGGCGTCGCGGCGTTCGCGTCCCTCAAGACCGAGTTCTTCACGCCCGTGGACCGGGCCGAGTTCCAGATCAACTTCAAGTCGGCGCCGGACGCCTCCCTCGTCGAGACGCGGGACCGCGTCGCCGCCGTCCTTTCGGAACTCCGGAAACTCCGGGAGGTCCGAAGCACCTTCGCGACGATCGGCGCCGGGGACGCGGGAACGGTCCGGGACGGCATGGTGTACGTGAAGCTCTCCGGAAAGAGGGAGCGGAAACGGGGCCAGGACGAGATCCAGAGGGAGGTGCGGGAGCGGCTGGGGACGATCCCCGGAATCATCCCGGCGATCGTCGAGGTGGGCAGGGTCACCGGGGAGAAGCCGTTCAACGTGGCCGTGCGCGGGGAGGACATCGGCCTTCTCAAGGGATACGCGGCGGCCCTGAAGCGGGAGATCCGGAAGATCCCGGGGATCGTCGACCTCGAGGTGACCCTGGAACACGACATCCCGGAGTATCGCCTGACCGTGGACGGTGAGCGGGCGGCGGACCTGGGCGTGACGACCGGGGCCGTCGTGCGGACCGTGGGAGCGCTGATCGGGGGGCAGGTGGTCTCGACCTACGAGGACCCGGACGGCGACGCGGTGAACGTCCGCGTCCGGCTCCCCGTCCCGATGCGCAGGGACCCGTCCCAGGTGGAGGGGGTCCGGCTGGCGGTGAACCGGGGCCCGGAAGGGGTCGCCCTCGTGCCGCTGGGCGAAGTGGCCCGGTATTCGCTGAGCGACACTCCATCCGAGATCAACCGGCAGGCGCTGACCCGGGAGGTCGTCATCTCGGCGAACCTCGACAGGTTGCCGCTGGGAGAGGCGATGGACAAGGTCAAGGCGATCGCCGGCAGGATGCAGATGGCTCCGGGGTACCGCGTGGTCTTCACCGGGGAGGGAGAGGACATGATCGAGTCGTTCGGGTACATGGCCGAGGCGCTGCTCCTCGCCGTGATCTTCGTCTACCTGATCCTCGCGGCGCAGTTCGAATCGTTCATCGAGCCGCTCTCCATCATGCTTTCGCTTCCCCTGTCGATCGTCGGGATGGCGGGGATGCTCCTGATGACGGGGGACACGGTGAACATCATGTCCCTCATCGGCCTCATCATGCTGATGGGGCTGGTGACGAAGAACGCGATCCTGCTCGTGGATTACGCGAAGGTGCTGCAGGCGCGGGGGATGGCGCGGGCCGAAGCGGTGATCACGGCGGGCAGGACGAGGCTGCGGCCCATCCTGATGACGACGCTGGCGATGATCTTCGGGATGCTCCCACTGGCGCTGGGGATCGGGGCGGGCGCGGAGGAGCGGGCGCCGATGGCGCGGGCCGTCGTCGGGGGTCTGATCACGTCGACCTTCCTCACGCTGCTCGTAGTGCCGGTCGTCTACACGCTGCTGGACGACTTCGCCGCCTGGATGCGGCGGAGATGGGACGGGAAGAAGGCCGCGTCCGTCGCCGTCGCCGGCCTGCTGGTCCTGCTCTCCGGGATCCCTTCCCCCGGGCCCCCGGCCGCGTTCGCCGGCGAATCCCCGGCCGTGGAGACCCTCACGCTCGACGAGGCCCTCCGGGCGGCCGTCGAGGGCAACCGGGACGTCGGAAAGGCGATGGAGCTGCGGACCTTCCTCGAGGGGAAGTACGTCGAGGAGCGCGCGGCCGCCCTTCCCCGGTTTCTCGCGACCGCGGAGGCGAACCGCGCCTGGGACGACAGCTGGAGCATCTTCGGCGCGCCCCCGGGGAGCACCCGATACGCCGCGCAGGTGGGGGTGACGCAGCCGTTATACTCCTCCGGCGTCGTGTCGGCGGGGATCCGGGCGGCAGGCAAAGGCCTCGCCACGGCGGACGACCGGCTTCGAATCGCGCGGCAGGCGGCCCTGCGGGACGTTTTCGCGGCATTTCACGACGTCCTGCTCGGGAAGGAGTTGCACCGGATCGCGGTCGAGGACCAGGCGCAGAAGGTGCGGCACCTCGACGAGGCGCGAAAGAAATACGCGTTCGGGACCGCCACCGACTACGACGTCCTTGCGGCGGAGGTGTCGCTGCGGAACGCCGGTCCGGAGGTCGTCCGGACGGAGAATGCGGTCCGGACCATCCGCGAGCGGTTGCGGTTCCTCCTCGGGCGGGACGCGCGGGAGGTGGACGCGAATGGAGACCTGTCGGTCGTGGTGGTCGATCCCCCGAACTACGACAATGCGCTCGGGACGGCCGTGGAACGTCGTCCCGAACTGTCCGATCTGCGGCATCGCCAGGGAGTGGCGCAGGAACTGGCGGTGATCGCCCGGGGAGGGAACCGTCCCCGGCTCGATTTCCGCGGCGCTCTCGGCCGGCAGGAGATCGATTACGGGGTCGTGGACGTCGGAGGGACCACGTGGTCCGCCGGCCTGTTCGCCTCGTGGCCGCTCTTCGAAGGGTTCCGGACGCGTGGGCGTGCGGCCCAGGCCGGCAGCGACGTGCGAACGCTGCGGATCGAGGAGGCGCAGCTCCTCGACGCCATCGCCCTCGAGGTGCGCGACGCGGTGAACGCCGTCCGCGAGGCGGGGGAGATCGTGAGGGCCCTCGCCGGGACGGTGGAGCAGGCCGACCGGCTTGTGGCGATGGCGGAAAAGGGGTACGAATACGGCGTGAAGACCCGCCTCGACGTCGACGACGCGCAGCTCAACCGCAGCCGGGCGCTCGGGAACCTCGCCCGGGCGCGTAGGGACTACCTTGTCGCCGGGGCGGCGCTGCGGCACGCCATGGGGACGCTTGGAGACGGGATCGTCCCTCCGGCGGGGGAGAAGCCGGCGTTCCGGCCCGCGAGATCTCCGGTCGACCTTGTCGGCGAAGTCCTGAAGGGGGAACCCTCCTTGCCGGAATAAAACGCCCTCTGTTCCCAAAAGGAACTTCGGATCGACCCGCATCATCCCAAAAAGAGGAGGGAGGAATGGGCACCGACCTCAACATCCGGGTGACCGGCGGAGCCGGCCAGGGGGTGCACACCGCCGGCGGGCTCCTCTGCCGCCTTGCCGTCGCCGCGGGGCATCATTTCCACGCCACGCAGGACTACCTGAGCCGGATCCGGGGGGGGCGGAACGCGTATTCCGTCCGGATCCGCGAGATCCCGGTCCGCGCGGGGCGGCATCAGGCGGACATCGTGCTCACCCTCGATCCTTCGCTTCTCCCGCACATTCTGCCTTCGGTCGCCCCGGGAGGCATTGTCGTCTGCGACCTCCCGGCGGAAGGAGCGGGGAGTGCGGATGCGCGGGTGGTCGCGGCGCCGCTCAAGGAACTGGCGATCGCCGCGGGAAGCCCGATTCTCGCGAACATCGTGGGGGCCGGCATCGTCGCCCGCATGCTCGGAATCCCGCCGGAAACGGTGGATCGCGCCCTGATCCGCGAGTTCAAGGGCGATTTCCTCGAAAAGAACCGGGTGGCGGCGCGGATTGGGGGCGAGTGGGCGGATCCGCGCGTTCCCTCGGTGTACCGTCTGCACGAGAGGACGTTCCATCCCCGGATGATCCTTGCCGGGAACGAAGCGCTGGCCCTCGGGGCGGTGGCGGGGGGGTGCAAGTTCGCCGCCGGGTACCCGATGACGCCGGGCAGCGGCATCCTGCTCGGTCTCTCCGAGGATGGACCGCCGCTGGGGCTCGTCTTCGAGCAGGCCGAGGACGAGATCGCGGCCCTGAACATGGCGATCGGCGCCTCGTACGCGGGTGCGCGGGCGATGGTGGCCACCTCCGGCGGCGGGTTCGCCCTGATGGTGGAGGCGCTCTCGCTGGCGGGGATGATGGAAACGCCCGTGGTGGTGGCGCTGGCGATGCGCCCGGGGCCGGCCACGGGGATGCCGACCCGCACGGGGCAAGAGGACCTCGCCTTCGCCCTTTCGGCGGGGCACGGGGAGTTTCCCCGTCTCGTGCTTTCCCCCGGCTCGGTCGAGGAGGCGTACGCGCTGGCGCACCTCGCGATGGAGATGTCGGAGGCGTACCAGGTCCCGTGCATTCTTCTCACGGACCAGTACCTTGCCGACACCGTGGTGGACGCCGACCCCGGGGATTTCCCCGTCGTCCCCGTGAACCGGCGGATCGTCCGCGGGAACGACGTGCCGAGGGACGCGAAAGGAAGGTATCTCCGGTACGCGTTCACGGGGGACGGCGTCTCCCCGATGGCCGTGCCCGGCGAGCCGGGGATCACCGTGGTCGCGGACAGCGACGAGCACACGGAGGACGGCCACCTGACGGAGGATCACGCGGTCCGGATCGCGATGGTGGAGAAGCGGACGAGGAAGGGGGAGGCGCTGGAGATGGAGACGCTGCCGCCGCTCCTCGCCGGCCCCCCGGACGGGGAAGTCCTGCTGATCGGATTCGGTTCCACGAAGGGGGCGATCGCCGAGGCGCGGGAGATCCTGTCGGCAGGAGGGATCGCCGCCGCCGCGGTCCACCTGCGACAGGTGGCCCCGTTCCCGGCGCGGGCGGTGTCGGAGATCCTCGACCGCTACCGGACCACGCTCACGGTGGAAAACAACCGCTTGGGGCAGCTGGCGCGCCTGATCCGGTCGGAGACGGGGCGCGAGGTTTCGGGGACGATCGCGCGGTTCGACGGTCTGCCGTTTACCCCGGGGGAAGTGGTGGAACGCGTGAAGGAGCGGCGATGAGCGGGTTATTCGACACGGACGTCGAGAACGCCTGGTGCCCCGGGTGCGGCAACTTCGCGATCCTCAACGCGGTGAAAAAGGCGTTGGAGCGGACGGGGAAGGCGAAGCACGAGATCGTCCTCGTCTCCGGCATCGGACAGGCGGCGAAATTGCCCCACCACGTGGACGTAAACGTCTTCAACGGTCTCCACGGCCGCGCTCTTCCCGCCGCCCTGGCGATCAGGATGGCCAACCCGTCGCTCGTCGTCGTCGTGACCAGCGGCGACGGCGACATCTACGGCGAGGGGGGGAACCACTTCGTTCACAACATCCGCCGCAATCCCGACATCGCCGTGTTCGTCCATGACAACCAGGTGTACGGGCTGACGAAGGGGCAGCCGTCCCCCACCAGCGACCCGGGGTGGGCGGGGTCGCTTCAGCGATCCGGGGTCGTTTCGGGCCCCTTCCCGCCGCTCGCCGTAGCGATCGCGCTCGGGTGCGGGTTCGTCGCTCGAGGCCTGGCCGCCGACGTCGAGTTCACCTCGGACCTGATGTTCCAGGCGATCGCGCACAAGGGGTTCGCCCTGGTGGATATCCTCCAGCCGTGCGTTACGTTCAACAAGAAGAACACGTACCAGTGGTACGGGAAGATGGCGTACAAGCTCCCGCCCGACCACGACCCGGCCGACCGGATGCGGGCGCTCGAGCTGTCGCTGGAATGGGAGGAGCGGATTCCCATCGGTGTTCTCTACCGCCGGGAGGACCGCCCCGCGTTCGAGGAACAGCACCCGGGCGTGGGATACCCGCCGCTGCACGCGCGCGAGACGCCGCCGGAGACGGTGCGCGACCTGCTCCGCAAGCGCCTCTTCACGCTCCCGTAACCCGTAAAGGGAGGGTCCGGCGGAGCCGCCGCAGGAGGGAGGGCGGAGTGAGGTAAAGCGCAGCCGTGCAGGTTCACCGCACGGCGAGCCACGAACGAAGCCCTGCCCTCCGAGGCGGCGCAGCCGAAGCGCGAGCCGGAAGCACAATTTGCCTGAACTACGAGGGTCGAACGGGTTTCCGGCGGCCTTTCCGTGCCGCTTCCGCGGCCCTGCGTTCTTCCTCCTCCCGGCGCTCCTCCGACTTGCGGCGGTCGAGCTGGACGCCGAAGAAGCCGATCCCGGCGACGCAGGCGGCGACCCCCGCGAGGTAGGAAAGCATGGTGAGCAGGGAGGTGGACTGGGCGGTGTCGGCTCCCCCCTCGAAGTAGAGAAGGATACCGTAGGCGGAAAGACCGATGAAGACGGCCATCGAGATGTTGAGGCCGTGAATGGCCATCCTTTTGGAGACTTGCAACGTCGGACCTCTTCCCGTAAGCGGTCCGGACATCCTATCACGAACGGGCGGACCCCTGGTGCTACCGGAAGTGGCGGTTGATCTTTCCCTTCAGCCTCAAGACCGCCTGTGCGTGAAGCTGGCAGACGCGGGGCTCGCCCAGCCCGAAGATCCGGCTGATCTCGCGCAGGGTCAGGTCCTCCTGGTAGTAGAACGCGATCAGCTGCCGTTCGCGCTCGGGGAGCATGTCGATCGCCTTCCCGAGGACGTCTTTCAGTTCCCGGGTGAGCTCCTCTTCCCGGCTTTCGTCCATCGCCGCCTCGGCCAGCACGTGGCGCCACCCCGCGCCGGCTTCCTCGTTCTCGTCCTGGAGGGCGTCGAGGGAGAACACGGTCATCCCCATGAACGTCGCCAGCTGCCTGCGAAGCTCGTCGACGGTCACCCCCAGGTTCTCCGCGACCTCCTCTTCCTCGGGGGCCCTTCCGAGCATGTTTTCGAGCCGGGTGTAGGTCTGCTGCAGCCGGGTCGAGTGTTGCCGCGCCGACCGCGGGAACCAGTCCATCTCGCGAAGGTAGTCGAGCATGGCCCCGCGGATCCGGAACTCGGCGTACGTCTTGAACTTGATCCCCCGGGAGTCGTCGTACCGGTTCAGCGCGTCCAGCAGCCCGACGACGCCGGAGCTGACGAGATCGTCGGTCTCGATGTGGGGAGGGATGCGCATCTTAAGGCGCGCGGCATGAATGCGGATGCTCGGGAGGAAGTCGTTGACGATCGCCTCCCGGTCGGGTTTGCGGGTTTTCCGGGGGGATGTCTTTCGGATCCTGTCCTTGGAAAGCGCTACCTGTCCCTGCATCATGGCGTTTGCCCTCGTCGATTGGGGTCCTAACGAATCGCGTTGCCCAATAGGAAAGCAAACGGTGTGCCATCGGGTTTAAACAGATAAACTATTGATATTTAATGGTTATTTATTTCAGGGACAGACGAATACGCGGGCGGGGCGTCAATACGCCCCGTAAACCGTCAAAATCTTGACGGTTCCATGTCGAGAACGGATCGGACCGTGCGGGCCAGCGTCTCCCGCTCGTACGGCTTCTGCAGGAAATCGTCGAACACGTCGGGAACGGCGCCGGTGGGGGGTCTTCCACCTTCGGAGGTCCCGGAGCAGAGGATCGTCCGGAGGCCGGGACGGATGGCGCGGAGGCGCGCGACGGTTTCGATGCCGTCCAACCCGGCCATGATCCGGTCCACGATCACCAGGGCTACCTTCTCCGGCGCGTAGCGAAAGATCTCGATCGCCTCCTCGCCGGAGGCGGCGGGCAGGGTCGTGTACCCCAGGGAACGGAGCACGTCGCACAGGAGGTTCAGGGGGATCTCCTCGTCGTCGACGACGAGCACGGTCTCGGTTCCCCGGGGAACTTCCGTCCTGGCCACGCGCGGTTCGTCGGCATCCCCCGGTTCCTCCATGACCGGGAGCAAGATCTGGAATGTCGTGCCCACGCCGACGCTGCTCACGAGGCGCAGGAAGCCACCGTGGGTGCGGACGCAGCTGTACACCATCGAGAGGCCGAGCCCCGTCCCCTCTCCCGGCGCCTTGGTCGTGAAGAAGGGGGCGAATACCTCCCCGCGGATCTCCTCCGGGATGCCGCTTCCCGTGTCGGCCACGCAGATGGAGACGTACCGGCCCTCGGGAACGAGGACGTCGTCCAGGCAAACCTCCCCGTCGGAAACGAAGGGGGCGGTGGAGAACGTCAGGTTCCCGCCGCCGGGCATGGCGTCCGCGGCGTTGACGCCCAGGTTCAGCAGCGCCTGCACGAGGGACCCCGTGTCTCCCGCCACGGGTTCCTGCGGGTGATGGAAATCGGTGTGGATCTCGACGTTCCTGTTCACGGAGCGGGCGAGGATCCCGATCGCCTCCCCGGTCACTTTCCGGAGATCCACCGGGCGGAACCTCGGGGTCTCCCGCCGGGAATAGGCGAGAAGCTGCCGGGTCAGCTCGGAGGCCCGGCGGGCGGACCGTTCGATGTAGGCGGCCGCCTCGTACCCACGGCCGTTTTCGGGAAGGAACGTCTTGAGGAGGGAAGAGTAGCCGAGGATCCCTGTCAGGAGGTTGTTGAAGTCGTGGGCGATCCCGCCGGTCAGCCGCCCGATCGCCTCCATCTTCTGCGCCTGCGCGAGCTGCTCCTCGGCCTCCCGGACCCGGGTCGAAAGCGCCTCGAACCGCGCGTCCCGCTCCGCGTCCCCGGCGCGCACCAAAGCGTCGAGGAACGCTTCCATCCGGTGGAGGATCTCCTCCCGCTGTTCCGCGGAAAGGCCGATCCCGTCGACGGCTTCCGCGATTCGGGATCGGAGCGAGGTCAACTCACGTGGCCGGGCGCTTCGCCGGCGTCGAGGCTCTTCCGTTTCAGCATCTCCACGAAGGTCGTCCGCTTCAGGCCCAGCAGGGTGGCCGCGCGGTTCTTGTTCCCGCCCGAAAGATGCAGCGCCTGACGGATGAGGGCGTTCTCGAAGTCCTCGGTGGCGCTCTTGATGTCGAGTCCCGTATTCCCCAGCACGGGGATCGCGTTCTCGAGGAAGCGTTCCGCCCGGCGGATCTTTTCCGGGATGTCCGACGGCTCGAGCCATCCCGACCCCTTGAGGACGACGATCCGCTCGACGAGGTTCTCCAGCTCCCGTACGTTTCCCGGCCAGGTGTAGCGCCGCAGGATCTCGAGGGATTCGGGCCGTACCCCTTCCAGCGTCCGTTTCCTCTCCCTGTTGTACTTCCCGATGAAATGTTCGACCAGCAGGGGGATGTCGTCGCGCCGGTCCCGGAGCGGCGGAATCCGGATCGGGATCACGTTCAGGCGGAAGAAGAGATCGGCGCGGAACCTCCCCTCGGAGATCTCCTCCTCGAGATCCCGGTTGGTCGCCGTGATCACGCGCACGTCCACCTGGGTCGGCCTGTTTCCGCCGACCGGAGTGACCGACTTCTCCTGCAGCACCCGGAGCAGTTTCGCCTGCAGCGCGGGACTCATCTCCGCGACCTCGTCGAGGAAGATCGTGCCGTTGTGGGCCGCCTCGAATTTTCCCGCCCGCGCGGCGTGGGCCCCCGTGAACGCCCCCTTCACGTGCCCGAAGAGCTCGCTCTCCAGAAGTTCGGCGGGGATGGCGGAGCAGTTGATCGGGACGAGCATCCGGTCGGCGCGCGGGGAAAGATAGTGAAGCGCGCGGGCGATCAGCTC is a window of bacterium DNA encoding:
- a CDS encoding 2-oxoacid:acceptor oxidoreductase subunit alpha — translated: MGTDLNIRVTGGAGQGVHTAGGLLCRLAVAAGHHFHATQDYLSRIRGGRNAYSVRIREIPVRAGRHQADIVLTLDPSLLPHILPSVAPGGIVVCDLPAEGAGSADARVVAAPLKELAIAAGSPILANIVGAGIVARMLGIPPETVDRALIREFKGDFLEKNRVAARIGGEWADPRVPSVYRLHERTFHPRMILAGNEALALGAVAGGCKFAAGYPMTPGSGILLGLSEDGPPLGLVFEQAEDEIAALNMAIGASYAGARAMVATSGGGFALMVEALSLAGMMETPVVVALAMRPGPATGMPTRTGQEDLAFALSAGHGEFPRLVLSPGSVEEAYALAHLAMEMSEAYQVPCILLTDQYLADTVVDADPGDFPVVPVNRRIVRGNDVPRDAKGRYLRYAFTGDGVSPMAVPGEPGITVVADSDEHTEDGHLTEDHAVRIAMVEKRTRKGEALEMETLPPLLAGPPDGEVLLIGFGSTKGAIAEAREILSAGGIAAAAVHLRQVAPFPARAVSEILDRYRTTLTVENNRLGQLARLIRSETGREVSGTIARFDGLPFTPGEVVERVKERR
- a CDS encoding FliA/WhiG family RNA polymerase sigma factor, translating into MMQGQVALSKDRIRKTSPRKTRKPDREAIVNDFLPSIRIHAARLKMRIPPHIETDDLVSSGVVGLLDALNRYDDSRGIKFKTYAEFRIRGAMLDYLREMDWFPRSARQHSTRLQQTYTRLENMLGRAPEEEEVAENLGVTVDELRRQLATFMGMTVFSLDALQDENEEAGAGWRHVLAEAAMDESREEELTRELKDVLGKAIDMLPERERQLIAFYYQEDLTLREISRIFGLGEPRVCQLHAQAVLRLKGKINRHFR
- a CDS encoding response regulator, yielding MTSLRSRIAEAVDGIGLSAEQREEILHRMEAFLDALVRAGDAERDARFEALSTRVREAEEQLAQAQKMEAIGRLTGGIAHDFNNLLTGILGYSSLLKTFLPENGRGYEAAAYIERSARRASELTRQLLAYSRRETPRFRPVDLRKVTGEAIGILARSVNRNVEIHTDFHHPQEPVAGDTGSLVQALLNLGVNAADAMPGGGNLTFSTAPFVSDGEVCLDDVLVPEGRYVSICVADTGSGIPEEIRGEVFAPFFTTKAPGEGTGLGLSMVYSCVRTHGGFLRLVSSVGVGTTFQILLPVMEEPGDADEPRVARTEVPRGTETVLVVDDEEIPLNLLCDVLRSLGYTTLPAASGEEAIEIFRYAPEKVALVIVDRIMAGLDGIETVARLRAIRPGLRTILCSGTSEGGRPPTGAVPDVFDDFLQKPYERETLARTVRSVLDMEPSRF
- a CDS encoding 2-oxoacid ferredoxin oxidoreductase (catalyzes the coenzyme A-dependent decarboxylation of 2-oxoacids, such as pyruvate and 2-oxoglutarate) is translated as MSGLFDTDVENAWCPGCGNFAILNAVKKALERTGKAKHEIVLVSGIGQAAKLPHHVDVNVFNGLHGRALPAALAIRMANPSLVVVVTSGDGDIYGEGGNHFVHNIRRNPDIAVFVHDNQVYGLTKGQPSPTSDPGWAGSLQRSGVVSGPFPPLAVAIALGCGFVARGLAADVEFTSDLMFQAIAHKGFALVDILQPCVTFNKKNTYQWYGKMAYKLPPDHDPADRMRALELSLEWEERIPIGVLYRREDRPAFEEQHPGVGYPPLHARETPPETVRDLLRKRLFTLP
- a CDS encoding sigma-54 dependent transcriptional regulator, which produces MKKSLLIAEDEEVTLALLRHVFERPDLQVHVARTGEEALQHIDQHPVDVILTDLKMPGTDGLSVLSHARKVRPGAEVILMTGHASVESAVRAMKMGAFHYITKPFDIDEVAQLVDRALELTSVRRENVNLRVLARGRGGLEHFIGVSDATKEVLALVRKVADTDSTVLITGESGTGKELIARALHYLSPRADRMLVPINCSAIPAELLESELFGHVKGAFTGAHAARAGKFEAAHNGTIFLDEVAEMSPALQAKLLRVLQEKSVTPVGGNRPTQVDVRVITATNRDLEEEISEGRFRADLFFRLNVIPIRIPPLRDRRDDIPLLVEHFIGKYNRERKRTLEGVRPESLEILRRYTWPGNVRELENLVERIVVLKGSGWLEPSDIPEKIRRAERFLENAIPVLGNTGLDIKSATEDFENALIRQALHLSGGNKNRAATLLGLKRTTFVEMLKRKSLDAGEAPGHVS
- a CDS encoding efflux RND transporter permease subunit; the encoded protein is MFLSDLSIRRPILASVMMLALVTLGAFSYKRLAVDMFPDVEIPVVTIVTKFPGASPESVEREVSKRIEEAVNPIAGVKKVLSISRESVSTVMVQFQLEVRLNDGAQEARSRIAAIRGELPEGIEEPIIQKLDFAAAPIVSLAVRSDTLSPRDLTTLVEKKVKRRFENIPGVGKVDLVGSSKREVDVAIDQARLEALGMGVDEVIAGIRSENVNTPLGRLTRNGSEYPLRVSGKPVEVSRFPSMVIGQRNGRPVRLGEVADVVDGIEEPRSLALVNGVPAVALDIQKQSGANTVSVVELVKKEIARLPPELPPGTRVEIVRDASIMIRDSVHDVQTTLVLGGLLTVFIVFCFLNSWRSTVITGLTLPISVISSFIVMNFMGMTLNVMTLMALSLAIGLLIDDAIVVRENIVRHLEHGEDHFEAARAGTAEIGLAVLATTFSIVAVFVPVAFMKGIVGRFFFQFGITVAFAVLVSLFVSFTLDPMLSSRWHDPDIDRTGKRHLVARILDRFNGRFDRTADRYRSVIAWALGHRKTILALATLAFLGGVAAFASLKTEFFTPVDRAEFQINFKSAPDASLVETRDRVAAVLSELRKLREVRSTFATIGAGDAGTVRDGMVYVKLSGKRERKRGQDEIQREVRERLGTIPGIIPAIVEVGRVTGEKPFNVAVRGEDIGLLKGYAAALKREIRKIPGIVDLEVTLEHDIPEYRLTVDGERAADLGVTTGAVVRTVGALIGGQVVSTYEDPDGDAVNVRVRLPVPMRRDPSQVEGVRLAVNRGPEGVALVPLGEVARYSLSDTPSEINRQALTREVVISANLDRLPLGEAMDKVKAIAGRMQMAPGYRVVFTGEGEDMIESFGYMAEALLLAVIFVYLILAAQFESFIEPLSIMLSLPLSIVGMAGMLLMTGDTVNIMSLIGLIMLMGLVTKNAILLVDYAKVLQARGMARAEAVITAGRTRLRPILMTTLAMIFGMLPLALGIGAGAEERAPMARAVVGGLITSTFLTLLVVPVVYTLLDDFAAWMRRRWDGKKAASVAVAGLLVLLSGIPSPGPPAAFAGESPAVETLTLDEALRAAVEGNRDVGKAMELRTFLEGKYVEERAAALPRFLATAEANRAWDDSWSIFGAPPGSTRYAAQVGVTQPLYSSGVVSAGIRAAGKGLATADDRLRIARQAALRDVFAAFHDVLLGKELHRIAVEDQAQKVRHLDEARKKYAFGTATDYDVLAAEVSLRNAGPEVVRTENAVRTIRERLRFLLGRDAREVDANGDLSVVVVDPPNYDNALGTAVERRPELSDLRHRQGVAQELAVIARGGNRPRLDFRGALGRQEIDYGVVDVGGTTWSAGLFASWPLFEGFRTRGRAAQAGSDVRTLRIEEAQLLDAIALEVRDAVNAVREAGEIVRALAGTVEQADRLVAMAEKGYEYGVKTRLDVDDAQLNRSRALGNLARARRDYLVAGAALRHAMGTLGDGIVPPAGEKPAFRPARSPVDLVGEVLKGEPSLPE